In Vitis riparia cultivar Riparia Gloire de Montpellier isolate 1030 chromosome 19, EGFV_Vit.rip_1.0, whole genome shotgun sequence, the following proteins share a genomic window:
- the LOC117908266 gene encoding protein NRT1/ PTR FAMILY 6.2-like, with protein sequence MQSWKKRGRVVAAVVVDFLGAYDLPHDGFEQRACFVVVSGTELGLCQHKSKTMAKVMGGNTATLPISVFLLTVLLGGFWRSLIYIGQLDFFITQSPKGMKTMSTDLFLSTLSLGFFVSSFLVSVVKRVTGSKDGQGGLANNINYRRLDCFYGLLAILSFINFIVFLICAVWYKPQKPNDGMQMETMANGSCPEEKC encoded by the exons ATGCAGTCGTGGAAGAAGAGGGGGAGAGTGGTAGCAGCTGTGGTCGTTGATTTCCTTGGTGCTTATGATCTCCCGCATGATGGGTTTGAACAGAGGGCATGTTTTGTTGTAGTAAGCGGCACTGAGCTTGGATTGTGT CAACACAAGTCAAAAACTATGGCAAAAGTCATGGGTGGCAACACTGCTACTCTTCCCATTAGCGTCTTCTTGCTGACAGTTCTTCTTGGTGGGTTCTGGAGAAGCCTCATATACATTGGTCAGCTCGATTTCTTCATTACCCAATCACCTAAGGGGATGAAAACTATGAGCACTGACCTCTTCCTCTCAACTCTCTCGCTAGGTTTCTTTGTTAGTAGCTTCTTAGTATCGGTAGTGAAGAGGGTGACAGGGAGCAAAGATGGCCAAGGAGGGCTAGCAAACAACATCAACTACAGAAGACTTGATTGTTTCTATGGGCTTCTAGCCATATTAAGCTTCATTAATTTCATAGTATTTCTGATTTGTGCAGTGTGGTACAAGCCTCAAAAACCTAATGATGGCATGCAGATGGAGACTATGGCTAATGGGTCATGCCCTGAGGAGAAGTGCTAG